GCAATAACAAACTAGTCCACAACCAAAGGAGGAAAATTTCAGGAAGGAATGGATTTGGGTTTCAGATTTCTAATAACTTTCTGGTATGAAAAGGCCGATGTTAAACCTTTAGTACATTTGATGATTTTTAGTCTGCTGTGCATGCAAGAAGCAGAGTCTCATGGTGTGAGTTTATGACTGGGAGTCAGGGACGCCTttgttctaatcccagctccatTTCTTAAtctcagcctcagtttccccacttgtaaaatggagataagacTGATACATCATGGGGATGGTGCAAGGTTTCATTAGCTAACGTTTGAGACTGCCATCTGTGTCATACAAGTCCTGCATTTTTCCCCAGGCCAGCACTGAGGCTGGAACCTTCAGGGTCTATCAGCAGCAACCTGGAGGGACCCTCCCCCTGGCTGAGCCAGTAGGAGCCAGGCTGAGCTAATCTCTGCTGGAAACTGATTAAACAATCATAACTCATGCCTGATGTCAAGGCTTGTCCTGGAGGAAACAGCTCAAGGTTAACTTCCCAGCACAAGGTGGAGGAGGGTGCTAGGAGTGGAGGAAGCACCATGTATTTACAAACTCACCTTGTCTGTTCTGTTTAGGGCCATtatggataaaaagctggctgCCTGCGTGAATATCCTGCCGAAGGCCTCGTCTATGTGAGTTGCACTGAACATTCCTCAAAAGGACATACAAATGCTTGTCTGCAAATGGAAGCCTAAGCCAGGAATAGCAAATCCAAGGGGTGCCGACGCACCCACAACTGGCTCAGGACTTCTCAGGATTAGGCCAATGAAACCATGCAATTGGGAGACCAAATTATTTGTAGAAGGCTGCACTGTTTTCCGATTGCTAGACAGGGAGATTATAAGAGTGACCCCTGTACTGCCACAGTGCATTAAGCATATTAAGAGTAGGGGGTGGATGGTAGACATGCCTGCCTGTGGCCATTTGTTTATTGGTTACTTAGGAATAGAAATCTTCACAAAGAGGATTTTAGCGACTTTCACCATGATGTAATGTGGGTTGCTTCTTTCATGAGACCTAAACTTATAATATTAATTGAGGTCTTCAGACGGTAGGAAGGGGCAGCCTTTGGTCCTGGAATATGGCAACAGCAATAATACTCACAGGCATCCTGGGCCTTCCACCCACAGATTGGAAACCTTGTCATTACAGAATGAAGCTCGAGAAAGGGGGGGGACGTATTAATAACCTCAtttcacagctgggaaactgaagcatgaaAAGGTGTGGTGACTAGTGCAtggtcacacacacagagccaggactagcacaAAGATCTTCCActtccagtgccttagccacaggaacatccttcctctctgaggGCCTGCCTCAAAGCCCAATGAAGCCATCCACTCCAAGGCAGACTTctgtgggctctggatcaggccccaaatgcaCCACACAGCTCCCCACCAGCCACAAATCTATCTGGGGCCCTACCCACCCATCCCTAACCTGGCTGGTAGAGCCGAACAACAGCGCTCCAAGCAGAGCTGGTCCAAGTAGTGCAATTCTCTAACATTTCTCCCACTCCACTAACCCCTCGGTAGCCCTGGGCTCACCAGCCCCATCTCAGGAGGAGTCTCTGTTCCGACATCGATCTCTCGCTGGGCAGTCTCAATCGGGGTGATGCCATTGAACTTGACTCCTGCAGACCCATCCTGTGAATAGCTCCTCTCTGTTTTCGGAATGGTGTGTGATAATCCATGTAAGGCTGGATCCAGGTCACACATATGCGCACACAGCTGTTTTAgcctcctccttcccaggccaACTGAGCCCCTAGCTGCTGATCACTAACCTCTCTGACACCTCCAGATGACTTCTGGCTTGAGGCTCCGGGCACATGGGTGGCACGATGGCAGCATTCTGCCAAGAGAATTGTTCTAAAAGGGCACGAGTGCAATCAAGGAGATTTGCTCTTTGTCAGTCAGTGAGAAAGAAGAGGGGCTGGGATCAGTTACCTGGTGAAAGCCATTTCTGCAGAGAGTTATTCCCCAGCCGCCAACACGTAGGGTTCAGCCAGCTATCAAGCAATCATTTTACTTCCTTTCTAGATTTCCTACAAGAGACACCGATATAGCCCTGGTTAGCATGGGCAGGTGCCATGCAATGTGCTGTACACAGAGCTGCTGGCCTGTAGCATCCCCCGTTATTTCAGTCCTGGGCCCCCAAACAGCCCCGGCAACAGACTTTGCTGTTCCCTTGCCGGTCCACACCCCAGCATAGCTCTGCCCACTCCCCTCATTTCTGACATTCAGACTCCCCTACTAatctttccccccacccagttctgctggggcacctcaatcctgacccatgGTAGCTCCGGCCACTCCAACACTACAGACGAGCCCTCATCTCCCCTGTGTAGCCCTAGTCCCAGGCAAACAGCCGGACATTGCCTAGGGTGATAAATGTTCATTTTTCATAAATCCAGGGATTGCTCTTGAGATTGTCACATCCAAAGGGGGTTCTGACATGGAAGTCATTTAAAATGCTTACAGTCACCTGGTACCTCAGTGACTCTCCCCACGCTTGGATCAGCAACAGGCTGCCAGATTTCTCCTCGCTCTTCAGACACGAGGCTCAGGCAGACAATCTACCCCTGAACTCTCTACCCTTAGTACATGCTTATAAAGCCCATTAGCGTGCTTGGGAAGCGAGCCTCTTTGCCGATAAATTTCATCCAAGGCATTCATTCCCTACTGTGTCCAAACAGCCAGACTTCGTTCCCAAACTTGCAATGCGCTCTGCTTGGGCAGACCCCTGGGCCAGCACAGAGCACCTCTGACCTCGGTGGGGCTCCACATGGCTGCAAGGGTCCACCTGTGCTGGACCGGGGCCTTACTGAGCACAGGAGAAAGCTTTCAGCAAGCAATCTGCCGAGTTCGTGACTCCCCCTATTCAGTCAAGTCCCTAGCAAATGATTCGAAAACGTGACATTTCTAGGATGACacagaacaaaataaagaaaTGTGACCTTGTAGCATGCACTGAACAGGCAAAAAtcaaaacacaataataatacctagctcttacagaGTATTTTCcttcagcagatctcaaagcacttcgcTGTCTTAAATGGATTTTAATGCCAAGCCAGCATAAATGGGGCTGCAGTCATTTACTatatttctttcttcttcttttacatCTAGGTATTTTTGGGAAGGAGAAATAGAAGAAGCCACTGAAATACTTCTAGTAAGTGTCTGGTCCTGTGTATCTAGTAGAGACACACGTTTCTAAGAGGGGCCCCATTTCTGACACTCACCTACGATTAATTCAACTATTATGAGGATTCGCGGGGACAGCTCCAGCTCAGGGCAGTAGTGGCCAAGAATTGGTACCGTCTGAGCACTGTGTGAAATGGATTTGGAGGTTCTCTCTCCAGTTCCTTGAGGACAGGGGTCCGCGTCACAGAAACCCCCAGCAGAGAGACCCTGGCCTCAATGAGCCACAGTAGGCTGGACTCTCACTTCGGGAAGGTTCCATTCAGGTCAGGGCATAGCAGCAGGCAAGGAGGGGTCAACGCTTACTTTACTCAGCGGGGCTGTCAAGCCAGCATTTTTCCTGCATGTACGTGGCTAGAAGcaccagccccattgtgctgggcactttcCAGACAGGATGAGCGAGTCCCtcctctgaagagtttacagtctaaacagacaaggcaggGGAATTACCTTTTACACACACACCGAGCTCTTTTatgatgcttttcatcagtagctctcaaagcactctacaaaatGAAGTAATtgtcattacccccattttactgatgggaaactgaggcacagagcagtgaagtgacttgtccaaagtcacccagcaggccaatggaaaaagctgggaacagaaccaaggtctcctgagtcccagtccagttcgCTAGCCACTAAGCCACACTGTCTctcagatgggaaactgaagcacaaagagattaagtgatttgccagaCATCCTGCTGCAGAAGGTGCTGGTGTATTTCAGAATCTCCCATGGGACCCTAGCTCAAAGTTATCTGAATAATTTGCATATGCCATAATATTGCTATGAGACTTCCTAAGTGACTTTAATTCCCTCAAGAGAACTAAAGTAAATACTGTCAGCACTAGTGTGGACGCATCGGTGTGAGAATAATTCAGCTGTCCCGGGTTACATTTCTCTTTACTTCATCTCTTTTTCTTTTACAGTTAGTGAAAACAAGGACGTCAAAAATAAGTGAATTATCAGACTACATCAGGTGAGGCTCCTGCCTGTTGCAAATGATATTTTCCCCCTAAACTAAATTTGCCATCTCTAACTCAACCAGTCAGAGGGCAGTTACTTCCACCCAACACCCATGTGTAGTCGTTTAGCTCGTGGACTGCTTCTGCACGTGCCAGATATCACAGACACCATATCAATTCAAAGCTCACGCTAAAATGAAAAACTAAGTAAAACCCAGCTGGTTTCTGGTTGAAATTGAGTCCACATACCTCAGAAAAAACTCTCTAAGGTTCACCAACATGGACGCATGTTCAGCTTTTGTGTTGTAGCCATAGGGAATTCACAGAATCAGTGCAAAACTCGGTGAAACAGAGTTGTTTGCTCTTAGTCGTACCtttgaaggaaatatttttctcacAACATGAAAAATTAGCTTGTGGAACTCACGGTCCCAAGATATCACTGAATTATCAAGATTCAATTATATGGAGCCACTGATACGGATAACAAGAATATCGAGAGTCATCATAGTAAATAAATAAGAGCTTTGGAGAGGATATCAACCCTGATGCTTCAGGGGTTAAGTCAACCTCTAACAATGGGGGGATAAGAAGGAAACTTTGCCTTAAAGCAGGTTACCCTATAACTGCCTACttcagggtttcttgcatctttctctgaagcatctgatactggccaTGGTTGGAGACAGGATGCCAGGCtagatgggccactggtctgatccagtctggcaattcctgtgtgtGAATGATTCCCTCTCTTCCCTGCCAGCCCCAAGAAGGGAAGTGGTACTGTCCCACTTCTCCCTTCTTGGGGCCCTAGGGACTCTGCAACAGACCCTCTTACCTCAATAACACCCCTCCTTGGGTCTGGTTTGTTACAAAACCTAGTGCAAATAGTCCATCGCAAAACACATCCATTTATCATACCCACTGCATATAGTCCTTAGAATCCCGCAACATCTAGCCCATCAGTGTAACACATACCATAGTCCAGCATCTTCCACCACACCAGGCTCTTCTTCAGTCCTCTCTTGTCCTGCCAGCATGGCCAGCCCAGTCCTTCCAGCAGGAGTGCCACTCCACTCTTCCCAGTAGGAGCCTACCCACCCTCAGCTTCTCTGCTGGGAGTTCCTCTTCATCAGGGGAGCATCCACCACTCCCTGGTTCCATTAACCTCTCATTTCAGAAAGGCCAGTAGGTAGGCCCTTCCATTGCTCCCCTGGCCCTCGGCcccttctgtttccagctctccAACGTGCAGACGTCAGCCGCTCCGCTGATTGCCTGCCTTCAGCCTTCCCTGGTGCTTGGCTTCAGCTTGGAAGCCAGCAGGCAACTCccgctgctgctctcctgccttcagtcCTTTCCAGCCCTCTGGCCTTTCCTCCGGTTTGGAGAGATCAATTGGCAAACCGCTCTGCAGGCAGTCCACCTGCTACCCACCTACCATTGCTTCCATCAGGGACctcccacaggtgctgcccctttCACTTTCTTGGTCAAACTGGCAACAGCTGTACTTGCATAAAGGCGCTGGACCACCTTCATTTAAAGGGGCCAGCCACTCTGTGATGCTGTGTTCACTTAAACCCCAAACTCACAGCAAAAAGCTCATGGATTTTGAATCTACATGATCTGAAGAGAAGGGCCACGGAACTGCTTTGAAGTCAGAGGCAAAGCTCTGGAGGCCCTTCTTGAAAGGTGCTCCTGTGAACTGAAAGCTCCACGTTTCTTGGGGCTGTAAGTAAAATTGAGCTTGTTCCTACAGCAGAAATGATCCACTCCCattgggggctgtgtgtgttttCCATTTTAGATCCCTGCATCCTTTTGAGATTCCTGAATTTATCAGCCTGCCTATAGACCAAGGAAACCTCCTCTATTTAAAACGGATTGAAGAAGGTGTCTCCGATGACTAGCTGGAATGCACCATTCTGTCCTTCTCCAGACATACCCAGCGTTTTCTTCCTGTCTGGGTTTAGAGGACATTTGCTTTGGCGCTCTAGTCTCCTCTCACTGCAGGCAGGACTGGTGCATACAGACGGAGGGCAATAAAACCCAAGGGAACGTAGGTAGCACAAGTGCCTGGGATTTGGAATTTGCCTCCTACTTGAAATACAGTTTAACGGACACTCCTCATTTGTGTAAACCTACGTTCTACTGAGCATTTAGCCACACATCATAAGTGGAGCCCGAAGCAGAGAAAGGGCACATGTTGTCCAAGAATAGTTCCAAAGTTGTGAACAGCGGAGTTTGCaaaggtgtgtgtggtgggatgtGAGCTCCCAGGGAGACTCTGGCTATTTATAGGACCGGAGGGTGAAAATGCACATGACAGGGCCCCAGCAACACAGTCCACGGAGAAGGACCAGAGTTCCAGTCCACGGGCTGTCAGGGGTTGGCTGCACTGCAGAGGAAGCATACGCAGCCCCAGTGACGGTGAGCAGGGGTGACCATTGGTCTGTCTGCCCCCTGAAGAAGGGTTGCAGCAAAGTAGGGGAACCAAAGATGGGGGAGGTCCTgccgagccctctgcccccctgcccAAATGAACGTAAATCAGGATGCAGCAAaacatcccatgatgcaccagcTCACATCATCTCCTGCTGTGCAGCACCATTTGCAGCAACATGTTGCTTTGTATCCTGACAGGGCAGCCGAGGCAGTTTACCAACAGCCAGCCATTCAGAGTGCGGCCCACTGAGCATTTGTGAAAGGATCCCAGGCAGCGCAAACAAGGACCcactggggtgggactgggggacGCAGCTGACAATAGCCTACTGCTTCTGGGAAGAGCACAAACAGTTAATGC
This region of Natator depressus isolate rNatDep1 chromosome 16, rNatDep2.hap1, whole genome shotgun sequence genomic DNA includes:
- the LOC141999688 gene encoding protein CutA homolog isoform X2 — its product is MYPMLKSLGLQLHSAVTGSYISGTHSIAFINCPNEQVAKDIARAIMDKKLAACVNILPKASSMYFWEGEIEEATEILLLVKTRTSKISELSDYIRAAEAVYQQPAIQSAAH
- the LOC141999688 gene encoding protein CutA homolog isoform X1: MYPMLKSLGLQLHSAVTGSYISGTHSIAFINCPNEQVAKDIARAIMDKKLAACVNILPKASSMYFWEGEIEEATEILLLVKTRTSKISELSDYIRSLHPFEIPEFISLPIDQGNLLYLKRIEEGVSDD
- the LOC141999688 gene encoding protein CutA homolog isoform X3 — translated: MYPMLKSLGLQLHSAVTGSYISGTHSIAFINCPNEQVAKDIARYFWEGEIEEATEILLLVKTRTSKISELSDYIRSLHPFEIPEFISLPIDQGNLLYLKRIEEGVSDD